Genomic DNA from Macadamia integrifolia cultivar HAES 741 chromosome 6, SCU_Mint_v3, whole genome shotgun sequence:
ttgttgcattcatgcattaattatgtgcattagaattaGTTGCATTTGCatattacactttgtggccaatatgctcctggtatcgtgtactttgggactgcatttgaaaatggatacgcttcgtggccaatGGGAATCCCAGTGTTGCATAGTCGATGCTCAACTGCTATacatgctagataggtatatagtcgtgggttacaccttaTGGCCAAAGTGttcccggtatcgtgtaccccaggactatacATGGACATGGACCTGCTTTGTGACCGATGGTGATCCCGGTGTTgagtggtccatactaactgattataaaaggcatgtaggatattgtggttaggtgacattccctatgtgacttccccttgccaatagggggtaaggtgttggataacccaatggtggtatattCGATGAACTTTcttagaatgccacacccgtagtacgatgtgattgttactggAGGTGGAAACTTGTCTGGCATGGACGATGATGATACCagtgccatgactgccaggagggggtttatcaggggtttgttgggtgaccgatggactCATACTGGGACCAACATGCTCCTAAttacggctagggtttgtattatTGTGTAGTCAATGGCAGTTCTGAGACAAGGGATATAACCTAATGTGTTATAGTagtatttaccagacttagttgtatttttaggtggatcaataatcaaatggattggaTCATTCACAtaatggactatgtgtttaatttctgtattcatgtcatcatcAAATATTACatatgtgaatgcttgtgcttGATTGTAGatgaaccccatccctcactgagcaagttggaagctcaccccacgtatatgcctctttttagatgatgatgtaggtatatTAGTGCCGCTTGgttgtgactcaacctcaacGGGGCCTCATTATGGCGtaggtgactggtggatgccaaaggCCGAGGAGCATGATTAGGATTGTGCCTGTGATTACTATGCTTACGGAGCACCATGAGATGTGTGGcatactttttatttttctgatacaAAACTATGGAAGGTATACTTTggacttattatttataagtcaaggataattgtaatagaataacttggttactTATATATGATATCACTAGATGCTTTCCCATCTTAAAGTTATGATTTTgctattatactttgattccgctgctattggttggtttgtgttgtgagagtgtgtatgttaaggtactgttatttgagatcttggtaggtttgtaagatgagtacgtgtcttactcacaccacttgtattcctaatggtaagttgggtttattgGAACTGGGGTGTGACATATGGAATATGAAAAATAAGTACAATTACACAACACAaggatttatagtggtttgactagatccgagtctagtccactccctgcAAGTTCGACTTGTAAGGTATTCAACTAGCTCTTCCCTTTTAGTACAATAGGTAGGGAGGAAAATCTTTACAAATTATTTTAATGATAAAAAGAATCCGTACAATCTTTTTACAAGATGAGAGGGTCCTtgcaatctcttaaggatgagagtgTCCTACACACTTGTCTAAGTACATTCTACAATAATGTGTAAACAAGATGTCAAATTCTACCCAACTCTTggacaaaaacaaaatcaaaagtgAAATAAGATTAGAGTTAACTATTTGTGTTGTGCAATTATAAACACAATAATGAGAGTGATGCACATTTCTATAGTCTTCACTGAGCTTATAAATCAATAGAAAAGTAGAAGACTTTGAGTAGATTCTTGAGCTTCACTTGTATTGATGGAGTTGACCAATAGCTCAAGAAATGTATAAAGTATTTTTCACTTAAAAATGCTCTTTAAAAGTCTCTCTAATGCGTGGTAATAATTGTTAGGTAACTCAAAGCGTTaatggtatttataggtgagattagaGGACAAAATTAGGTAAGAAATCTCGTCCAAACGGTCACTTTTTGGGTCTATAGGTCGATcaccatcggtagccggtcgacaGCCCAAAAGAGCCATTGGAAAAAACTAACCATTGGAGAGCCGTTGGAGCTTGACAAGCTAGTCGATTTCATATTGGCCGATCGGACATATTGATCAGTGGTACCGATCGACCAGGGATTTCAGCCGGTTGACTGCCATTCAGTTGGGTCACTCCCAATTTTTAAAAGGCTTTTGAAAAACTGACCTTTTGTTAGTAATTAGGTCATAACTCTCATCCGAATTCGGGTTGGTCTGATTCCAATTGCATTTGATTCGTAACTTGAATATATACAATGTTGGTGAAGAAACCATCTTCTGATACCTATTTTATGGTtgtccaaaatgcccttgaacgAGGTAATTGCTGTTTTCTCAATAATTGCCTTAGGCATGTTATTCCTAACAATTTCCTAATCGTCTTTAGGTCTTAATGCTCAGCCATAGGCACTTCTTAAGGTCATTCTAAGATGCATGTGTGCAATGCATGAGACATGAGTGCACAGttacataaaatataaatttttacatGGAAAGGACTTCATCTATCTTGTAATGCTTTAATCGTCTTCATATTGAGCTTGTAATGCTTGAGGTCTTCAATGTAATTCAAGCCTTGTTACTTTGAGGTTTTGATACTTTGAACTCTGATACTGTCTGATACATCCTTCAAGTCttgataccaacttgttgattctcttcatttgatgacttcaattttcattcctttccttccattcatcaaattttctttgataaccaatacttgaaggcaaattgtgAAGTATCTTCATATgattgttatcatcaaaaccaactataggagtgtggacATATCCCTAACATGTATGGTACGGTTTTGGTATCTATCCTTGGTTTATTATATTGTATCTATTATCGAATACCATAACAATTGACACTATTACATACAATTATGTGGCAAGGTCTAGGCAATGTGTACAACCATCTTGCAGACAATGCACTCCATATAACAAGATATAATAAATCCATATAGGTACATTCAGTACACAAGATATAACATGGTTCGTGAGTGTGCCTACTCCACGTAGTAATGTCCAACTAGACTTAGCATAATACTCGATTTTGACTGCAACGACAATCCAACACCTGCTTCAGTTCGTGATTACATGGACGAGGGTCTTAACCCCTGATTACCAACATACAACTAGGAAGCCACATCCATGGCAAAGTTTAGGTAGCAATAGCTATCAAGGAACAATTGTTCCCGTGTCCAGATTCAATTGGAGGAATTATAATCAATGCCATAATATGTAGCTGACAGACATACAAATCCCCTAACAATGTACAAATATCAATcgggcattttatcaaacatcttgcttGTAGTGATTTACAATATTAGGAATTTGACAAAGTGGGTTACCTTGGCAAGAGGTAACCTTTGGAAATGCTATGCAGTCGatcttgtgataccctactttctaaacccaatctaattacccgtattgacttggttgatcatataggggccgAACCGGAGTGAACTGATacaagtaccatatggaacatggtagcaagagtgaccttgaactcgggttggctcgaCAAGACCGATCGGGTACCAAGTgaaatatgtgcacccaagccttgcactggCATAAACCACTAGGCTATATACAAGAAGTAAGGGTACATGCTAGTAATTTTGTGTGCCTGTGCAATTTAATTATGAGGATGAGTTTGTCcccattgaagtccaagtggaGCACTAGCAATGGACTAACTAGGTTAGTATACTCACCTGAaatatacccacctaagatatactcacctgagaatacccacctgggtatacccacctgagatatacccacctaagatatactcacctgagaatacccacctggggtatacccacctgagatatactcacctcagatatacccacctgagatatacccacctgagatatactcgcctgagaatacccaccggagatatacccacttgagatatactcacctgagaatgcccacctgagatatacccacctgagatatacccacttgagaatgcccacctgaagtgtacccacctatgactaaaaGATATTTTTGGGGTCCAGGTATATAAGGGGCgacatttattgtcttttccctcattaatggtAACTGGTCgatgggagagtaaagaagagagagaaagaagaagaaaggaaaacgaggaagaataagaagaaagaagaaggggaatcgaccgtagagcttcacTGAAGCTGAGTCTGGGTATTTTGAGCCAGGATGAATGATTAGCTCACTGGGATCTTCGATTCTATGTAGGTATTGCACATATTCCAAGAATCTTTGGGAAACCCTCCTTTCTTAAACcctttttttgatttttgagaaataacccacttggatcttgctaatcttacatggataatcaaatctaaggactaatggaaggtgtgtacaatgattttgaaggattggaAGGAGTGTTGGCAAAAATCTAGAGtggaagttcttgagcaaaagaagtgaaatttggggtttcattggtgttcttaagaaagaggtaggaatctccttctttcttttgatttgatcttagatctaggttgaggatacatgattggaccttagatggatgattatgattggaccttagatggATGATTTAAGTCATCGGATagaccccaaacaagttccccaagccgaagagaagatggggaagaagatgggaaaaTTTCGTTTCAAGACTGGGGTGTTCCAGGCTCAACTATCTTTGAGTTTttggcccacctgagttcccagaactcaatttCTGGGCTCTGGGTAAGCAGTGGGCATGAAACCGATGGGCTATGAAGCCCGCCTGTCTTTGGCTCATGCCCACTTGTTTCCAGAATGCTCAAAATGGGTCCAAATTAGATGGGTAACctccatttatgattctaaacccgattttagtattcaaacatgatgattttgaccctaaaatagtgaaatgataaaccattatgtttatgataggttacactcattatacACGTACCCACACACGAATTTCTTACGTGTcgggtacaagcaccgtgtacatatacaggtaagtggggagtggactctgatttaatttcagaatgttatgcatcatttgaCATATGTTAGTGTAGCCATGTCAtaatgtcacttgtgtgtagactagacatcacatatgccatatcatgcatttgaatgtgcatttacataatatgttatactttgtgttatgattgaatattcattatatcttgatgtatgtgatggaggaatctcatttggacatgatatgcatgtttgattttagatgccatagttggcttAAAAACGAGTGcctggtggctcgtggaatgggacgcagtgCCTTCGTGTAATTATGCTATGCTCATGTAGAAATATGTGGCTAGGATTTATATACCCCTTTGTGCTATGACCCTCCCCAATAGGGCTTAACGTGTTGGGATACTAATGGGGAAAGCATCGGGTTACGTTTGTCGAACTCCTTCAGTAGTTAGAAGTACGCACGACTGATCGCTATGACAGTTggtaacctcggtggtatattcagagggctaatcgtactgctttaattttgggtggagtcacccatttactttctgtcatttaaatttactGGGAGTcagcttgcattttaaattccgGTAtcaatggtgggccttctctgacaaccctatgggcttaTCGCGGGTtggtggttgtgagtagcacatagcctatgacctagtaatgttgttaggctaataggattaaaatgaattgcatatataTAGGCACATATGTGTTGTGACTGTTTGTGCggttttccttgtgtggtcttcctttccacttactgggctagtgagctcatcccatgtgcacaactctttttaggtgattttacaggcTACCTTCCTGGAGATCAGGAGTCAAGCCCCACCGTGGAGTTTccctctgaggactggtgggtccctaatgAGTTCGAGCATGATgccgattgcacgtgcgaggatcGTGCTGCATGGCAGCAGTGACCTATgggtgattcttttttattattttaatgtaCTCTCTTGTTatgacttgatgcttaaattgttatactTTTGTGTATTATTATGCCTTCGGGCCTAAATGTATATAACtcttataactcaatttgggtatcaagtatttgagaaacaattacaggtattattatgaataggtcTTCCATTAaaaatacaggtcttatcttagtttagtagatgtatgatGTATTATAGTTATTGCATGGTTGATCCTGGCATGTTGTGAGTTAACCGAAGTTAACTCGATCATCGACTCTATTCTGTGcgagcagggtgtgacaacggtggtaacAGAGCGCAGCATACTGCTTAGACCCCATAAAAATATAATAGGTCTGgggtgggtgaagataaaagCCTTATGAAAAGTTAGAAAGccttaattaaatttaaaatttgcaACTCTTATATTTCATGGCATGTATGCATTGATAGTATGAATTCTAGTTAACTAGTTGAAACTGTCATAATTAAATTTACTTGTTAGTGAAAATTTTAACAGAATTTTGGCAACATAACGgcataaaatgagaaaaccaaaaacttTTCAACACgaaacctgatagacaacaaaaataatatgatAAAAACATATGGTGACTGACGCGGCCACCATGAAACCACGTGGTTTAATATAAGCGAACCATTCAAAAATTTACAATTACTATCAAAAttataattcaaattttaagtacaaaaatgaaataaattacaaaatgaatggCAGATGCTATCATTACTTAAAGCGATACTATTCTGATCACATAAGTAAAGCAGGAAAGTCAattatgaaacccaaaatagttAAGACTGTCAAATAAAGCTAAAAAGTCAAGTAAGAATGTCAAGTAAAAGGTTAGAAGAGGGTAATAGGCCACTAGCCTAAAGTACTAGTCAGAGTTGTTGCTAGAGACATTTAAAGGCTCTCTTAGGTGAACCCTGGAGTCGATGCCAAGATGCATGTCCCAATGAGTGAATCGATCATAGAGGTGCACCACTCTCCTATGCACACATCAGAAATCTGCAAAGATCACCTTAGAGGAGTGGTACATATCCCAGGTGAGTCGCTGAAACCTAGACTCCATCTCTCCAAACTATCTCCGCATCTGGAGCTCTCTACTGGTGTTCTCATCCACTCTCCTAAGAAGCTCCTGCTCCCTGGCCGCACTCTCTTCAAGCTAAACTCTAAGCTCAGCCTAACCTTCCCTCAAGGTCCTCAACTCTAATAGTAGGTCCTGTAGGATAGATGCCTCTCCGGTAGGTGGGGGAGCTGAGGCCTATGTGCCAGAGGCACTAGGGATATCTGGGAAACTAGCTCTGGCTGATCTGGAACCCCTAGCTCTAGGAAAAGCTAGGTCTGTTGCCCTAGTATCCAATGGCACCTCCTCCAACACCTCATCCTCTCTGATATCCTCATGATCAGGTACCCCCTGGAAACCCTCCTCCTGATATGGGAAATAATCCCCGTCATCTCTATCGTGCTCATCCTCATCTATGGGCACATCCTCCCCTTACTCCTCAGCTACCTGGGCTCTACCACCAAGGCATGCAGGTTCATTTTCCTCAAGttactttctgtgaacttgtcCCTTGGGACCGATCCCACCTCCTTAGAAAGCTCAACCAAAAAATGCTCGAAGACTCAAGTGAGAGCTCTGCCATAGGGTAGGTTTGCATCCTCTGGATGCATGGCATGGTGGTGCATGGACCTCAGCATGAAGTAGGGAAGGCATAGTCTAGGTACATTGCCCTTAAGGGTTGACAACAAGCAGGCAGCTAGGTAGGTTGGCATGAAACCCACCTAATTCCTATGACCACTCCTAGGAGCTAGGTTGGACTACACCAATCTGGCAAATACTTTGACCACAAGGGAAAAGGATAACTCGGATGCAGGTCTCACACGTGAGCTACTGATCACCTCATAAATGTGCTCCTACATGTCCCGGCTCATCAGTGGAACTATGCCTCTGGTCCCAGGAGGATTGCAGTAGTGGATGCCCTCTGAGGAGATACCCATAATCTCTCTCAGTCTATCCATAGTAAGGATGATATCTACACCCTTCACCAATTTGATTATGGCAAACTCGCCCTCCTCCTCTATAGCCTCAAGGTTGTAGTAGAACTTCCTCACCAAGCTCTTGTATCGTGGTCGGTCGAtttgaggatagactcccaaccAAGAGTGAAAAACCTCTATAAGAGGTGAATACGGGAATAATGCTCCACAACCACCTATTTCTCTAACATCACAGGTAGTGAGCGGAAAGTACCCCACGAGGATGTAGCTCTCGAACTATagaagaccatctcatcatagtcAGATGGGTCTTCAAGATCCTCCCATTCTCTAGATGGTGATGGGGCTGAAGAACCAGAccccacctctttcttcttggccTTGGAAGCTTTCCTTTTCTTGGAAGGATCGATAGGTTCCTTGCCTTTTCGTGgtgaaaccctaaaaatgcaaagaaaagagataagcaCATGATGTAAAATTAGAAGTTAAAGTATAAGGAATACCAAGTTGAGACAGACAGTAGAAGTGGaatcaaagaaatgaatatAATGAGCTATAATAGCATCTGGCAGAAAGTTTTAGGAAATGTGATCTAAGATAGCATATTACAAGTTATCAAACTTGGATGCCTAAATCGGCCAAGTGATTCAATACATAGATAAGAAGGATTAAGATGATGGAAATCACTAAGTAAACACAAGTGATGCAAAGTGATTAATGAGATGATGCATGTGGTGATTGCGGTATACAATGATCCCAATGAGATGTAGCCTTAATGCATGAACAAGTCCAAGAATATAGAATATGAGTAGATCCTTTCAAGAGAACATGAGAAATAGTACTAGATTAAACAAGAGACAACATATCACTATTGGGTTCGAAATAAGAAATGGAAGGATTTCAAACAAGTCTACCAAGCATGtaggaaatttgaaatttgggaacctagccAAATGAAAGGTATACACTTCAATGGAAACAATTATTGATAATTCTAATATGCTTGAGGAATTATGATTCAAATGTAAACAATGAATTCAAGAATGGCTAGGTataaaatttcttaattttgttGCCCTCTCTTTTGGGCAAGTCTATATTAGAATTGAGAACAACCATGCCGCCCAAATTGGGGCAAAGTATGCAATGGAATGAATAGTAAACACTATAGAAGCCCAATATTGcaatggaaacaaagaaatcaCAAATGGAATGCTAGATTTACATAGAGGAGAGAAATGAATAGTAGAAGTCCCAAAATTGATGGTTAAGGCATAAAAAGGGGGAAACTTGCTCCAAAGTTTCCATTCTATGGATCAAAGTACTTGGAAACCATAATCTAAGCTCTACATTAGCATGTAAATGGTTTTCTATGgaggaaatagaagaaaaaaactaaagTTCCAACCACATTGATGATTTTCCAATCAAAAAGAGATAAACCTAGATTTtagagagaaaacaaaaagaaagagggtTTGTGAACTTACCTTAATGATTGTAGGATGGAGAATACAACTTAAATGGATCGTTGTGTCAATTCGACGAGTTGAGTCATATGGAATCGCCTAAGAATCACCTGAGTTGGAGTGAAggggaaaggagagagaatgggtgAAAAACAGGGGTTTAAACCCTTTAAAACGCAGGTCTCAGGTAACTTTGGCGGGCATGAAACTGGCAGGGTTCAGCTAGCTATGCCCACCGGTCTTTAGCACGCCGGTTTTGGCAGTGGCTGCCCGATGCCACCCGTGGGTCCTACATGGCCTGCATTGGTGGGTTTGaaggtcatttttgaaaaattatgagTTTATAGGGGAGATTTGGGCCGACACATATAATGAGATACAAATTTGGAGTTCGAATTATTATGTGCAATTTTCTTCGATTATTTTGGGATGGAAGTGCACAAGATTGCATGCTAAGCTTTGAGCAATTGTGTAATGAGTTGTAATATTAACCTATACAAAATTGTTATGCAAATTAGGTACACTAGTGATGGTAAGCACTAGATCCGAGGGTGTCGCTCGAGGTGCACCTCGGGGTCCTCGTCCtgttggtaggccaccaatcaataggaggcctcaaTCTATGGGGCAAGGACCTAACCCACAACCCCAAGAGACAATCAATCAGAATGTGGCTCATGTGGATCCATCCATAGCTACACTTCCTGATCCTCCACTAGTACTTATCTCTagtgatgttgagaacttgattcaacaatcgaATCAGATTCTCCATCAATAGATTCTCTAGCAACAGTAGGCATTTATAACTGCTATACAATAGCAATGGTATGTTGCACTACTATGTCAGCCTCCCCAGGGAGATATTCTAcaaggtccaactggagggcTGGTGTTGGGGCACAGGTTGGAGGTACATCACCTGGCATCAACCCTCAGAACCAAGTTAgaggtacaccacccatactacTGCAGAGTACACCTCCATACATGATGCCACCTCCTTACCCGTACCATCCGATATATGCACCATATTTTTTAGTCAGTGGGCCATACCATaagagtggtggagtcattcaaaagaaacctaccacctacattcactaaggtgggaagtgaccctttggaaccggaccaatgaaTTCAAAAGATtgaaaagatatttgaagtgattgagtgcactgatgctCAAAAGATTATTTATGTGGGGTTACATTTTAAGAATGAGGTCAACTCCTTGTGGCAAGCCTTAAAAGCCATATTGTTTGCCACACACCCAGAAACtacatgggaacaattcaaggagttaTTCTTGGTAAATTATTACCCTCAAAGTTTTAGAGACCACAAGGAAGCGTAGTTCTCagccttaactcaaggaagcaagtctgtccttgattatcagcaacagtttgaggccctattctactttgcaccccCTTATATGAAATTGGTTGAAGAAAAGGGTAAGAAGTTTATGAAATGATTGAACGTATCCATTGGCACGATACttgaggcattagatctcactgactatgccttgattgtacagaaggccaaaaccattGAAGACAAGCTGACAAGTGAatcatccctcacacctggtgTGTGGAAGAGAGCGAACCCTTATATAGATTCGGGCGGCCCGAGTAAGAATTTTCATGGATCATACGATTTGATCCTtcatataggcagccctatagccatcgggttatcctccTCGACCCACTGGTGGGCCGGGTACTACATCTTTTTGCTTGAATACTAGTAAGGTGCCCACAGCTACTAGGCCACCTCACCCTCCACTTGCTATGGGTTAGGCTCAGAGAGCTTCTGCTCTGGTTCAAGCTTTACAGAACTGTTGTTTTagttgccattcatatgggcattttgctaaagattgcCGAGCCCGACCAGCCTTACCAGTCTATCAACCTTCTGGGTATAGACCTgctttgactcaagggagtcaaccacaaggaaggatgtatgctttgtTAGATGAGGAAGCTGAAGCTAGCACAAAAGTGGGAGCAGGTACGATTTAAATTGAGAATTGCCTTCTGGTAAATATAGATGACATGCTTTACTTATGTGCATTGTTgtattaggtgtcctacctgtaTCAGGTGTACCAacatatgtcttatttgatttaGGGGCTTCACAATCATTTGCatcaaagagatttgctgagaaacttgacgTGACACCCAAAATATTAGAGTataagatgatagttagtacacctataggTAAAATTTCAtagttgaaggaagtatatgggccatgcACCATTGAGATCAGTGGGAAGCAATTATatgcccaactcatcaagttcaacatgcaaaactttgatgttataataggcatggattggttatcagcacATCAAGCAAgggtgatgtgtgctgagaaacagATCAAGGTGATCGATAATGAAGGGAAGGAACTGATATACCAAGCGGATATGATAAAGCGGACTAAGTCCTCATCTCAGCTCTGCAAGCGGTGAAGTTGTTGGAAAATAGGTGTCAGGGGTACCTAGCAtcggtgattgatttagatgtaaaggtcacacctctagaggaaCTAGAGGTAGTTAAAGAATTTCCAGACATCgttccagatgatctgactcAACTACCACCTGACAGGGAGTTAGAATTTTCTATAGATTTGATTCTTGGAGCTGCCCCAATATCCAAGGCTCCGTATAGAATGGCACTAGTATAATTAAAAGAATTGCAAGTACAATTACAAGATCTattaaagaagggattcatacgccgagtgtatcaccttggggtgctccagtgttgtttgttaagaagaaagatggaagcctacgtatgtgcattgattaccgagaattgaacaagttaaccatca
This window encodes:
- the LOC122080741 gene encoding uncharacterized protein LOC122080741 isoform X1; translated protein: MISSLGSSILCRIGRSVGKNLEWKFLSKRSEIWGFIGVLKKEVTLIIHVPTHEFLTCRVQAPCTYTGDFTGYLPGDQESSPTVEFPSEDWWVPNEFEHDADCTCEDRAAWQQ
- the LOC122080741 gene encoding uncharacterized protein LOC122080741 isoform X2 translates to MISSLGSSILCRIGRSVGKNLEWKFLSKRSEIWGFIGVLKKEVTLIIHVPTHEFLTCRVQAPCTYTGTVMPMACDSLSFGPEYGVSDWWMPELGEHDQDCACDVCAYVAP